A genomic region of Rhodospirillales bacterium contains the following coding sequences:
- a CDS encoding alanine:cation symporter family protein produces the protein MNIDQAIEDRLGPASEAIASFVFYSVPVMGQEVKLILAWLVIAALFFTFYLGFINIRYFAHAIAILRGKYDKPGASGHINRFQALTTSLSGTVGLGNIAGVAVAVSVGGPGAVFWMAMMGLFGMTVKFAEVMLGVKYRHEKHLPDGRVKISGGPMYYLRDAFNNRDIPYIGNIMGAFFAVCVLFGAIGAGSLFQTNQTYQQLLTISGGQESFFADKGWLVGLCMAVLVGIVIIGGIKSIAAVASKIVPVMGIVYLLAGFVVIAMNYQQIPESLLIIVKEALVPEAGLGALFGALLMGVQRASFSNEAGLGSAAIAHSSVKTDQPVSQGFVGMLGPFIDTIIICMVTAFVIVISGAYMDKDGMEGVELTSRAFASSISWFPYVLAFTVFLFAYSTLISWSYYGVKGATFLFGEHSAVEIGYKLFYCLAVIVGASANLGSVINITDSLVFAMAVPNIIGLYLLAPEIKSDIRKYFQDIENK, from the coding sequence ATGAATATCGATCAGGCCATAGAGGATAGACTTGGCCCGGCATCGGAAGCCATTGCCTCTTTTGTTTTCTACAGCGTGCCGGTTATGGGGCAGGAGGTAAAACTGATCCTGGCCTGGCTCGTTATTGCCGCGCTCTTTTTCACATTTTATCTGGGTTTCATCAATATTCGGTATTTCGCTCACGCGATTGCTATCTTGCGGGGAAAATACGATAAACCGGGGGCCAGCGGCCATATCAACCGGTTTCAGGCATTGACGACATCGCTTTCCGGCACCGTCGGGCTGGGAAATATTGCCGGCGTCGCCGTCGCGGTTTCGGTTGGCGGTCCCGGTGCTGTATTCTGGATGGCGATGATGGGGCTGTTCGGGATGACCGTAAAATTCGCCGAAGTTATGCTGGGCGTCAAATATCGTCATGAAAAACATTTACCCGATGGCAGGGTCAAAATTTCCGGCGGCCCGATGTACTACCTGCGCGATGCTTTTAATAACCGCGATATACCGTATATCGGGAACATCATGGGCGCTTTTTTCGCTGTATGTGTCCTGTTTGGCGCCATTGGGGCCGGCAGCCTGTTCCAGACAAACCAGACGTATCAGCAACTTCTGACGATCTCCGGCGGGCAGGAAAGCTTTTTCGCGGACAAAGGCTGGCTGGTCGGTCTGTGTATGGCCGTTCTTGTAGGCATTGTTATTATTGGCGGGATCAAATCCATTGCCGCCGTGGCTTCAAAAATCGTCCCCGTAATGGGGATCGTCTATTTGCTGGCGGGCTTTGTTGTCATCGCCATGAATTACCAGCAAATCCCGGAAAGCCTGCTCATCATTGTCAAAGAAGCTCTCGTGCCGGAAGCCGGGCTGGGGGCGCTCTTCGGCGCACTGCTAATGGGTGTGCAGCGCGCGTCTTTTTCAAACGAAGCCGGGCTGGGCTCGGCGGCCATTGCACACTCATCCGTTAAAACCGATCAGCCCGTTTCACAGGGTTTTGTCGGTATGCTCGGCCCGTTCATCGACACCATCATTATCTGCATGGTTACCGCGTTCGTCATCGTCATCAGCGGCGCCTACATGGATAAAGACGGCATGGAAGGGGTTGAACTGACATCACGCGCCTTTGCATCCAGCATTTCATGGTTTCCCTACGTTCTGGCCTTTACAGTTTTCTTGTTTGCGTACTCGACCCTGATTTCCTGGTCGTATTATGGCGTGAAGGGCGCAACGTTTTTATTCGGCGAGCACAGCGCCGTAGAGATTGGCTATAAATTGTTTTATTGCCTGGCGGTTATTGTCGGTGCTTCGGCGAACTTGGGCAGCGTCATCAACATCACGGACTCATTGGTTTTTGCCATGGCTGTTCCCAACATTATCGGCCTTTATTTATTGGCCCCAGAGATAAAGTCAGACATAAGGAAATATTTTCAAGACATTGAAAATAAATAG
- a CDS encoding CBS domain-containing protein, with amino-acid sequence MPCRDAMITEVISARPEQTVADALALFDKHGIRAVPVVNEKNEVIGVFNFMHLLTNILPVPVTFDGGLTRLKNMDISLDFVSGTSPWVAKRLELILPKKLEDVMIKNPRTVRPETSLREGIRLMVKYGSPLPVVSDDNNTMAGIISSQTAIKSLLRITKHLEEGKEVNE; translated from the coding sequence ATGCCTTGCAGAGATGCAATGATAACAGAAGTAATTTCGGCGCGCCCGGAACAAACTGTTGCAGATGCGCTTGCCCTGTTTGATAAACACGGTATTCGCGCCGTTCCGGTCGTGAACGAAAAAAATGAAGTTATTGGTGTTTTTAACTTCATGCACCTTCTAACGAATATTCTTCCAGTTCCAGTGACATTCGATGGCGGCTTGACTCGCCTGAAAAACATGGACATCAGCCTGGATTTTGTATCGGGAACATCGCCTTGGGTCGCCAAGCGTCTTGAGTTGATTCTTCCCAAAAAATTGGAAGATGTGATGATAAAAAATCCTCGGACAGTAAGACCGGAGACATCACTGCGCGAAGGCATTCGCCTGATGGTTAAATATGGTAGTCCTCTGCCGGTTGTCAGCGATGATAACAACACGATGGCGGGAATCATTTCATCTCAGACGGCGATCAAGTCACTGCTGCGGATTACCAAGCATCTCGAAGAAGGTAAAGAGGTAAACGAGTAG
- a CDS encoding CBS domain-containing protein has product MDIKAALVDKVVTLKPEQTVEEAVALFKKKNIRSAPVVDGKQLVGYFSLRHLMKGLLPVSVDTDLGMRVPLGAAPGLEKRLRKLKPQPVSMLMERDMPVAKPDMPLWEIIGLLTQTGRPLPVTDAEGAFVGLVSELTALEALEAEG; this is encoded by the coding sequence ATGGATATCAAAGCGGCATTGGTGGACAAGGTAGTAACACTCAAGCCGGAGCAAACGGTGGAAGAGGCTGTGGCCTTGTTCAAAAAGAAAAACATCCGGAGCGCCCCCGTTGTCGATGGTAAACAGCTTGTCGGATATTTCAGCCTTCGTCACCTGATGAAGGGATTGTTGCCGGTATCTGTCGATACGGATCTGGGAATGCGGGTTCCTTTGGGCGCGGCGCCCGGACTCGAAAAACGTCTGCGCAAATTAAAGCCGCAGCCAGTCAGCATGCTGATGGAACGGGACATGCCGGTGGCCAAACCGGACATGCCGCTTTGGGAAATTATCGGGCTGCTGACCCAGACGGGACGACCGTTGCCGGTAACGGATGCGGAAGGCGCTTTTGTCGGGCTGGTTTCCGAATTGACCGCTTTGGAAGCGCTTGAAGCGGAAGGTTGA
- a CDS encoding anion permease, which produces MIHEELVLDTPMLASAIVLFITFVGIFTEHLHHIHRTKVAMLGAGLMVVVGQFYGFYDPEGALHAIDWNVVFLLGAMMTVVSIMIPTGGFQAVAYRIAKFSKGRLFLLLFMMGLSISVISMFLANVTVVAIFGPLIVLISQALKVNPVPHLMAAALLSNVGGIATLVGDPPNLMIGSAADINFSNFFIRMAGIVVVAWVVSLFAIRVLFNKKLTAKPEKTEFTNGKLLKDKKIWYASILVMITMIFMFIFQTALGWDAWVVSAFGLTVLLALTYKANPDSYFADIELSLLVFFIGLFVIVGGVEHSHFLEWVGQFIKPLVENDIVMACIILMWVSAILSAAIDNIPFTAAMIPIILGMEAEGIDVMPLWWALAVGVGLGANGTHLGASPNLYVMALSERLAEKENKPSLAITPGLWFRKGTPTMIVALIVSTFIFWGFFNFYASPIHDTEQRMAALNGTLEEIPVDAAEHIISAQH; this is translated from the coding sequence ATGATACACGAAGAACTTGTTCTGGACACTCCGATGCTGGCATCGGCTATTGTCCTTTTTATTACTTTTGTTGGTATTTTTACCGAACATTTACACCACATTCACCGTACGAAAGTCGCCATGCTCGGCGCAGGTCTGATGGTTGTTGTCGGCCAGTTCTACGGCTTTTACGACCCGGAAGGCGCGCTGCACGCGATCGACTGGAACGTTGTGTTCCTGCTGGGGGCGATGATGACGGTTGTTTCGATCATGATCCCCACAGGCGGGTTTCAGGCTGTAGCTTACCGCATCGCTAAATTCAGTAAGGGGCGCCTGTTTCTTCTGCTGTTTATGATGGGGCTGTCGATCAGCGTTATCTCCATGTTTCTGGCAAACGTAACGGTGGTGGCCATCTTCGGCCCTCTGATCGTTCTGATTTCCCAGGCGTTGAAGGTAAACCCGGTGCCACATTTGATGGCCGCGGCTTTGCTCTCGAACGTGGGGGGGATCGCTACGCTGGTTGGTGACCCGCCGAACCTTATGATTGGTTCCGCTGCGGATATCAATTTCAGTAACTTTTTCATCCGCATGGCCGGCATTGTGGTCGTGGCCTGGGTTGTATCCCTGTTTGCTATCCGTGTCCTGTTCAATAAGAAGCTGACAGCCAAACCGGAAAAGACGGAATTTACCAATGGCAAACTGCTGAAAGACAAGAAAATCTGGTATGCCTCAATCCTCGTAATGATAACGATGATTTTCATGTTCATCTTCCAGACGGCTTTGGGCTGGGATGCATGGGTTGTCTCGGCTTTTGGGCTGACGGTATTGCTGGCTTTGACCTACAAGGCCAACCCGGATTCCTATTTTGCTGACATCGAACTGTCTTTGCTGGTGTTCTTCATCGGCCTGTTCGTTATTGTCGGCGGTGTTGAACACAGCCATTTCCTCGAATGGGTTGGTCAGTTTATCAAGCCGCTTGTTGAAAATGATATCGTTATGGCCTGCATTATCCTGATGTGGGTATCGGCGATCCTGTCAGCGGCGATTGATAACATCCCGTTCACGGCGGCGATGATTCCGATCATTCTGGGTATGGAAGCCGAGGGCATCGACGTTATGCCGCTTTGGTGGGCTTTGGCTGTCGGTGTTGGTCTGGGCGCGAACGGAACGCACCTGGGCGCTTCGCCGAACCTGTATGTCATGGCACTGTCCGAACGTTTGGCCGAGAAGGAAAACAAGCCCTCTCTGGCAATTACGCCGGGCCTGTGGTTCCGTAAAGGGACGCCGACAATGATTGTAGCGCTGATTGTTTCAACCTTTATCTTCTGGGGCTTTTTCAACTTCTATGCCTCTCCGATTCACGATACGGAGCAACGCATGGCCGCTTTGAACGGGACGCTGGAAGAAATCCCGGTTGATGCAGCGGAACATATCATTTCCGCCCAGCATTAA
- a CDS encoding 2-hydroxyacid dehydrogenase, producing MSKTLLALGSLLPSEMEELDRHFDVIKLWKEEDPEATLQAHKNEIQAILSRYDGKGVTRRMIEALPNLEMIAQFGVGVNNIDLTAAAERGISVTNTPDVLTADTADTALALLLAVSRRVCEADMFVRCGKWLNGAFPLGNTLQGKTVGILGLGRIGQAVARRCAAFDMDVLYNGPREKPDQPYTYCKSLREMADLSDYLILTCVGGPETEKVVDYDILEALGSKGFLINVARGSVVNQEDLLEALYNKNIAGAGLDVYDNEPHIPEALFAMDNVVLLPHIGSATIETRTVMGRLVIDNLLAYFNGEPLKTQVAA from the coding sequence ATGTCGAAAACACTGTTGGCCTTGGGATCGTTGCTACCGTCGGAAATGGAAGAACTGGACCGGCACTTCGACGTGATAAAACTCTGGAAAGAAGAAGACCCCGAAGCCACGCTTCAGGCCCACAAAAATGAAATTCAGGCGATTTTATCGCGCTATGACGGCAAAGGGGTGACACGCCGGATGATCGAAGCCTTGCCCAACCTTGAAATGATTGCCCAGTTCGGCGTCGGTGTGAACAATATTGATCTGACTGCCGCCGCCGAGCGCGGGATCAGTGTCACCAACACGCCCGATGTTCTGACTGCCGATACCGCCGATACGGCTCTGGCTTTGCTTCTGGCTGTTTCCCGCCGCGTCTGTGAAGCCGACATGTTTGTGCGCTGTGGTAAATGGCTGAACGGGGCATTCCCGCTGGGCAACACGCTGCAGGGTAAAACGGTTGGTATTTTGGGGCTGGGGCGAATCGGTCAGGCCGTGGCCCGGCGCTGCGCGGCGTTCGATATGGATGTTTTGTATAACGGACCGCGGGAAAAGCCGGATCAGCCCTATACATACTGCAAATCACTGAGAGAAATGGCGGATCTTAGTGATTACCTGATCCTGACCTGCGTTGGCGGTCCGGAAACCGAAAAGGTTGTCGATTATGATATTCTGGAAGCGTTGGGCTCCAAGGGCTTCCTGATTAACGTGGCGCGCGGCTCCGTCGTGAATCAGGAAGATTTATTAGAGGCCTTGTACAATAAAAATATTGCCGGAGCCGGGCTGGATGTGTATGACAATGAACCTCATATACCAGAGGCTTTGTTTGCGATGGATAATGTGGTTTTGTTGCCGCATATCGGGTCCGCGACGATTGAAACCCGAACCGTTATGGGGCGGCTCGTCATTGATAATCTTCTGGCATATTTTAACGGTGAACCATTGAAAACGCAGGTTGCAGCATGA
- a CDS encoding DUF192 domain-containing protein, translated as MAIVTQDGVTHPFRVEIARTREELMQGLMNRLEMPEDAGMLFIFARENPRSFWMKGTFIPLDMVFIRADGTIHHIHHNAVPHDQTGIPSEGPVLAVLEINGGVAEKLGLKPGNKVLYKTFGTAPLQVE; from the coding sequence CTGGCCATTGTAACACAGGACGGCGTTACGCATCCCTTCAGGGTCGAAATTGCCCGCACGCGCGAAGAATTGATGCAGGGCCTGATGAACAGGCTGGAAATGCCGGAGGATGCCGGCATGCTGTTTATCTTTGCCCGTGAGAACCCACGGTCGTTCTGGATGAAGGGCACCTTTATTCCTCTTGATATGGTGTTCATCCGGGCTGACGGCACCATCCACCACATCCATCATAATGCTGTGCCGCACGACCAGACCGGCATCCCGTCGGAAGGCCCGGTTTTGGCCGTATTGGAAATCAATGGCGGCGTTGCGGAAAAGCTGGGGCTGAAGCCGGGGAACAAAGTTCTCTACAAGACATTCGGCACAGCCCCCTTACAAGTAGAATAG
- a CDS encoding TIGR01459 family HAD-type hydrolase codes for MGKTKFCQGLSDISDSYAGFIIDQWGVLHNGEKLYDGVLESLKELNNRKKYIIILSNSGKRAEENAERLKKLGIPPSMYTEIVTSGEIAWQGLKDQTEGIFKGLGQRCFLMSRGGDTSIVDGLDIELVDDIEQADFLMISGSDAPEKTLVDYYEPILRKAVRRRLKAICANPDSRMLVGSAQHVGPGLIARRYQDFGGVVHYIGKPHQPIFQHCIRKLQQQEIYPGQTVMIGDTMAHDIVGAAAMGIDTCLIKNGMHIGAFKGCKTPYDVDKTLNILTLQYNNVRPTYLVDRFKWGNPLPDRKHKKRK; via the coding sequence ATGGGCAAAACCAAATTCTGCCAAGGGTTATCCGATATATCGGACAGCTATGCCGGCTTTATTATCGACCAGTGGGGCGTTCTCCATAATGGCGAGAAACTATATGATGGCGTGCTGGAATCTCTCAAAGAGCTGAATAACCGGAAAAAATATATCATTATTCTGTCGAATTCCGGTAAACGGGCCGAGGAAAACGCCGAACGCCTGAAAAAACTGGGTATTCCGCCCTCTATGTACACTGAAATTGTAACCTCCGGGGAAATCGCCTGGCAGGGCCTGAAGGATCAGACCGAGGGCATTTTTAAAGGGCTGGGCCAGCGTTGCTTCCTGATGAGCCGCGGCGGTGACACGTCGATCGTTGATGGTCTGGATATCGAACTGGTCGACGACATTGAACAAGCTGATTTTCTGATGATTAGCGGCTCGGACGCGCCGGAAAAAACGCTAGTGGATTATTATGAACCGATTTTGCGCAAAGCGGTGCGCCGCCGGTTAAAAGCTATTTGTGCCAACCCGGACAGCCGGATGCTGGTCGGATCAGCCCAGCATGTCGGACCGGGGCTGATTGCGCGCCGCTATCAGGATTTTGGCGGCGTCGTTCATTATATCGGCAAGCCGCACCAACCGATTTTCCAGCACTGTATCCGCAAGCTCCAGCAACAGGAAATCTATCCGGGCCAGACCGTCATGATCGGCGACACCATGGCGCATGACATTGTCGGCGCGGCGGCGATGGGGATTGATACCTGCCTGATTAAAAACGGCATGCATATCGGGGCGTTTAAGGGATGCAAGACACCTTACGATGTCGATAAAACCCTGAATATCCTGACGCTGCAATATAACAACGTCCGCCCGACTTATCTGGTTGACCGGTTTAAATGGGGTAATCCGCTCCCCGACCGTAAGCACAAAAAACGGAAATAA
- a CDS encoding patatin-like phospholipase family protein — protein MPIGLALGSGMARGFAHIGVMKALLRNGVEPTLIAGTSVGALVGGCYLAGKLDELEEWALSLNRRKVFSYLDFRVRSAGMIAGKKLQILLESYFEGVQIEDLEHPFIAIAADLATGHEVWLRKGDFIDAMRASFALPGVFPPMDINNRLLVDGALVNPVPVSACQALGARMTIAVDLNSDMIGKAVQPGNKYQTIAGFDITPPKKHDIAGRLFGRDPNNPSLFGVMVSALNILQDRLTRSRLAGDPPDVHIKPQIGHIGSMEFERGREMIAEGEAAVERALPEIKAAMAVLATREADE, from the coding sequence ATGCCTATCGGACTGGCGCTAGGCAGCGGTATGGCCCGCGGTTTTGCCCATATTGGCGTTATGAAGGCTTTGCTTCGCAATGGCGTCGAGCCGACCTTGATCGCCGGGACATCCGTCGGGGCGTTGGTCGGCGGTTGTTATCTGGCCGGAAAACTGGATGAGCTGGAAGAGTGGGCTTTATCGCTGAACCGGCGCAAGGTCTTTTCCTATCTTGATTTCCGGGTGCGCAGTGCCGGGATGATTGCCGGTAAAAAATTGCAAATTCTGCTGGAATCTTATTTTGAAGGGGTGCAGATCGAGGATCTGGAGCACCCCTTCATCGCGATTGCCGCCGATCTGGCCACAGGGCATGAGGTCTGGCTGCGTAAAGGGGATTTTATCGATGCCATGCGGGCCTCGTTTGCCCTGCCCGGCGTTTTTCCGCCGATGGACATCAATAACCGTCTGCTGGTTGATGGCGCGCTCGTCAACCCGGTGCCGGTATCGGCCTGTCAGGCTTTGGGGGCGCGGATGACGATAGCTGTCGACCTGAACAGTGACATGATTGGCAAGGCCGTCCAGCCCGGAAACAAGTATCAGACGATTGCCGGGTTTGATATTACCCCGCCTAAAAAACACGACATCGCCGGACGTTTATTTGGCCGCGACCCGAATAATCCCAGCCTGTTCGGCGTTATGGTTTCAGCGCTGAATATTCTTCAGGACCGTTTAACACGTTCCCGTCTGGCCGGAGACCCGCCGGATGTTCATATCAAACCGCAAATCGGGCATATCGGTTCGATGGAATTTGAGCGCGGACGGGAAATGATTGCCGAAGGTGAAGCCGCTGTTGAGCGAGCTCTCCCCGAAATCAAGGCTGCCATGGCGGTACTGGCTACGCGTGAAGCGGATGAGTAG
- the miaB gene encoding tRNA (N6-isopentenyl adenosine(37)-C2)-methylthiotransferase MiaB, with amino-acid sequence MTGQDNKKLYIKTWGCQMNVYDSQRMADVLAPLGYKTVESPEDADMMILNTCHIREKATEKVFSELGRLRDHKDAKEARGGKMLMAVAGCVAQAEGGFIMERAPYVDMVFGPQTYHELPEMVVKATGERVINTELATEEKFDALPGENRPTGPAAFLSVQEGCDKFCTYCVVPYTRGAEVSRPVMQILDEAKRIRDAGAKEITLLGQNVNAFHGENVDGKTWGLAQLIEAVAEIEGIERIRYTTSHPGDMQDDLLEAHGHIEKLMPYLHLPVQSGSNTILKAMNRKHTAESYLETIEKLRKIRPDIALSGDFIVGFPGETDEDFEATMDLVRKARYASAYSFKYSARPGTPAAGMKKLVRPDVMDERLQHLQDLLNDQGRAFNERCVGLTMPVLLERKGKEPGQLHGRSPYNQSVHVEGNERLLGHIVDVEMITASKSALRGRIATCEMIAKSA; translated from the coding sequence ATGACCGGGCAAGACAACAAAAAACTGTATATCAAAACATGGGGCTGTCAGATGAACGTCTATGACAGCCAGCGTATGGCCGATGTTCTGGCGCCTTTGGGATACAAAACTGTCGAGAGCCCGGAAGATGCCGACATGATGATCCTTAACACCTGTCACATCCGGGAAAAAGCCACGGAAAAAGTATTTTCCGAGCTGGGGCGGCTGCGCGATCACAAGGACGCCAAGGAAGCGCGCGGCGGCAAAATGCTGATGGCTGTGGCAGGCTGCGTCGCGCAGGCTGAAGGCGGCTTTATTATGGAGCGCGCGCCGTATGTCGATATGGTGTTCGGACCGCAGACTTATCACGAGCTGCCGGAGATGGTTGTTAAGGCAACGGGCGAGCGTGTGATTAACACCGAACTGGCCACCGAAGAGAAATTCGACGCCCTGCCCGGCGAAAATCGCCCGACCGGTCCGGCGGCGTTTCTGTCGGTTCAGGAAGGGTGTGATAAATTTTGTACGTACTGCGTTGTTCCCTATACGCGCGGTGCGGAAGTTTCGCGTCCTGTGATGCAAATCCTTGATGAAGCCAAACGTATCCGCGATGCCGGGGCGAAGGAAATCACCCTGCTCGGCCAGAACGTCAATGCCTTCCACGGTGAAAACGTTGACGGCAAGACCTGGGGGTTGGCGCAGTTGATCGAAGCGGTGGCGGAGATCGAGGGGATCGAACGTATTCGTTATACGACATCGCATCCCGGCGATATGCAGGACGATTTGCTGGAGGCGCACGGCCACATTGAAAAACTGATGCCTTATTTGCATCTGCCGGTTCAAAGCGGGTCCAACACCATCCTGAAGGCCATGAACCGCAAGCATACGGCGGAAAGCTATCTGGAGACGATTGAAAAGCTGCGCAAAATACGTCCCGATATCGCCCTGTCCGGTGATTTTATCGTCGGGTTTCCCGGTGAAACGGATGAAGATTTTGAAGCAACGATGGATCTGGTCCGCAAGGCGCGCTATGCCTCGGCCTATTCCTTTAAATATTCCGCCCGGCCCGGAACGCCGGCCGCCGGCATGAAAAAGCTGGTGCGGCCAGATGTTATGGATGAACGCCTGCAACATTTACAGGACTTGCTCAACGATCAGGGGCGCGCCTTTAACGAACGCTGCGTTGGCCTGACGATGCCGGTACTGCTCGAGCGTAAAGGCAAGGAACCCGGCCAGCTTCACGGCCGCAGTCCCTACAACCAGTCCGTGCATGTCGAAGGTAACGAACGGTTGCTGGGGCACATTGTTGATGTCGAGATGATTACGGCCTCGAAAAGCGCCCTGCGCGGCCGCATCGCAACATGCGAAATGATTGCAAAAAGCGCATGA
- a CDS encoding ABC transporter ATP-binding protein, with amino-acid sequence MTSDTETLAAKQHKRSTFSLVKRIARDYLNPYWGQIGLAFVFMLIAAAMTAGFAKLLEPVVDNVLVETNRHLIVPMAGAVFLCFFIRGLATYIHTILMNRAGQAMVMDIQNDLFANFIDLDLSFFQQNPSGQLVSRVMNDVEVVRMAVAGSFVGVGKSLLTLVLLVALMFYQDWKLSLIAFIFFPFAATFVAIIGRRLRKLSGNLQDHKARLTDVLTQIFQGIRQVKAYGMESFERNRAGTAIDTVRKLNVKSVQLGTLSTPFNETLIGLAVTGVIVYGGMQVLNGALTTGSLISFIAAFALAYEPMKKLATLNNTLQMGMGAADRVFDMMDRRAEIQDSPGALTLASAKPSIVFESVSFGYDEDEIMALNDVSLTMEPGKITALVGPSGSGKTTIMNMIPRFYDPLSGRVMIDGQDIRNVTLSSLRGHIALVSQDITIFNDTVRANIAYGNQDASDEQIREAAKAAFAHDFIMAMPEGYDSILGEQGTKLSGGQRQRISIARAVLKNAPILLLDEATSALDNESERAIQATLAELQKGRTSLVIAHRLSTVQAADQIIVLDKGKIIEQGRHEELLEKAGLYARMYQTGLQ; translated from the coding sequence ATGACATCTGATACGGAAACACTTGCCGCAAAGCAGCATAAACGCAGCACATTTTCGCTGGTAAAGCGGATCGCCAGGGATTACCTGAATCCCTATTGGGGGCAGATCGGTCTGGCCTTTGTGTTCATGTTGATTGCCGCCGCCATGACCGCCGGATTCGCCAAACTGCTGGAGCCCGTGGTTGACAATGTTCTGGTTGAAACGAACCGGCACCTGATCGTGCCGATGGCCGGCGCGGTCTTCCTGTGCTTCTTTATCCGGGGGCTGGCGACCTATATCCATACCATTCTGATGAACCGGGCCGGGCAGGCGATGGTCATGGATATTCAAAACGACCTGTTTGCCAACTTCATTGATCTGGATTTATCCTTTTTCCAGCAAAACCCCAGCGGCCAGCTTGTTTCCCGCGTTATGAACGACGTCGAAGTCGTGCGCATGGCCGTGGCGGGCAGTTTTGTAGGGGTCGGAAAAAGTCTCCTGACTCTGGTTTTGCTCGTCGCCCTGATGTTTTATCAGGACTGGAAGCTCTCTTTGATCGCCTTTATCTTTTTCCCGTTTGCCGCCACATTTGTAGCCATTATCGGGCGGCGTTTGCGTAAACTGTCCGGGAACCTGCAGGACCACAAGGCCCGCCTGACCGATGTCCTGACCCAGATTTTCCAAGGCATCCGGCAGGTCAAAGCCTATGGCATGGAATCGTTTGAACGAAACCGCGCCGGGACGGCCATAGACACGGTGCGCAAACTAAACGTTAAAAGCGTGCAGCTCGGCACATTATCGACGCCGTTCAATGAAACGCTGATCGGTCTGGCCGTGACCGGCGTGATTGTTTATGGCGGGATGCAGGTTCTCAACGGCGCGCTGACCACAGGCTCCCTGATTTCCTTCATCGCAGCTTTTGCATTGGCATACGAACCGATGAAAAAGCTGGCGACCCTGAATAACACGCTTCAGATGGGGATGGGGGCCGCCGACCGGGTCTTTGACATGATGGATCGCCGGGCGGAAATACAGGATAGTCCCGGCGCCCTGACGTTGGCGAGCGCCAAGCCGTCAATCGTCTTTGAAAGCGTTTCCTTTGGTTATGACGAAGATGAAATTATGGCGCTGAATGATGTGTCTCTCACGATGGAGCCGGGGAAAATCACCGCGCTGGTCGGGCCGTCAGGCAGCGGTAAAACCACGATCATGAATATGATTCCCAGATTCTATGACCCGCTATCGGGCAGGGTGATGATCGACGGACAGGACATCAGGAACGTAACGCTGTCTTCCTTACGGGGGCACATTGCGCTGGTCTCGCAGGACATCACCATCTTCAACGACACGGTCCGGGCCAACATCGCCTACGGCAATCAGGACGCCAGCGACGAGCAAATCCGGGAGGCCGCCAAAGCGGCTTTCGCACACGATTTTATCATGGCCATGCCGGAGGGCTACGACAGCATACTGGGCGAGCAGGGCACAAAGCTTTCCGGTGGCCAGCGCCAGCGTATTTCGATCGCCCGCGCGGTCTTGAAAAACGCGCCGATTTTATTGTTGGACGAAGCCACATCGGCACTGGATAATGAATCCGAGCGCGCGATACAGGCCACCTTGGCGGAATTGCAAAAAGGGCGTACGTCTCTGGTGATTGCTCACCGCCTTTCAACCGTTCAGGCCGCCGATCAGATCATTGTTTTGGATAAAGGCAAAATCATCGAACAGGGCCGTCACGAAGAACTGCTGGAAAAAGCTGGACTTTATGCCAGAATGTATCAAACAGGACTGCAATAA